In Molothrus ater isolate BHLD 08-10-18 breed brown headed cowbird chromosome 14, BPBGC_Mater_1.1, whole genome shotgun sequence, the genomic stretch GGGACTACAGGCTGCAGAGGACAGCAGAGCCCACCAGGTTTCTGTGCATCTATGCCCAGCTCCTCAAGATGAGATGCCAGTGTCTGCAAAATCTTCCTCTGGCTTTCATACTTTACCTGCAGAGGAGTTCTAAGGCAGAAACACTCTCACAGGACCACACGATGGTGGGCAGCTCTCCATCAACCCACCTCTGAGGAGTCCAACAGGAGGAAAAACTGCAAGTGAAAATATAGCCCCAGAGGAACTCTGCCCTCTTCATAACAACAGCTGcttggagaaacaggaagaGTGAAAAATCCTGTGTCTATGATCCCCAAAtgctggcctggaacactttgACCTGAAGCCCAGTGAAGCAGAGCAGTCCCACAGAGGACGGGATCACTGTGCATCCTCTGTACTACCTGGAACCCCCCAGTTCTATCCTTAACAACAGCTGGATTAAAGCAGCAGTAAATGAGGTCTGGGCAGTTTGCAGCATTAAGATGTTAAGGAATACTGCTCAAGGGGATAGGAGGGACAGTTGGGGCAACACAACAGAGAAAAGTCTGTATAAACACATCTTACCTGTAGCTGCTCTTGGTAGGGAAGTCTCCACAGCGGTGTCACTGCATTTGCTAACCTGGAAAGCAcaaggcagtgcccagagctACTTGAGTCCTCATTCCTATGGCATAACATCCCTGTCAGCCACTTTATGGGCAGCACTGTTCTGGTGTGGGCTCTGCACCAGGCTGTGAACACCCAGACTGCCAGGGAACCACAGTGGAATGCACAGTTTGTGTGTAGCAAGAGGGAACTTCAAACTGCCCATTCTCACTGATCCAGCCACTCACACAGAAGTAGTTTAGAGATAAAACCTCAGAACTTGCCACTACTCATATCCAAAGCAGAACAAGCAAGAACAAAACACAtaaaaactgattaaaaaaaaaaaaaacaaaccacacacaTAGACCCTAAAAAGACCCCCAAAATAGAGGTGAGGCTGATATTATTCAAGCACTCATAACTGATTCTCTGAGGCCATGGGGATCACCACTTTGCAGCTGGATAAGTTGCAGCTATTGCTTACCTACGATTTTTCGAGCTGCTTCCAGAGCACCCAGGGCCAATTACTCTGAGGTCCAGGACTGCAAATCAAATGGACTATCATTTTGCTTGCCAATAGGGCAACTTATCCTTTCCTCTCAGAACTCCTTTCCTCCTATCCTCCTTTCCTCTCAGAACTTTTCGTTTGTCTTCTCCActatcccctccccaggccagACTCCAGGCAAACGAGCCGAGCCCTGGCTCTAATATTCCTATCGGGTCAACCCACCACGTTCACAGCCGTAGGCTCTCGCTGCTTTGAAAGAACGCTTGGATATTTTCAAAAAGCCATACCTCTCCTCCCAGGAAGATTctggcaggctgcagctcaCCCAGGCCTTTTCCTTCCGTGCCCACGGTGTCGCTGTGGTTGTCACCGGGCAGCGCAGGGCGagcggcggcgggcggaggCGGCAGCGCGGCGGCCTCAAAACGCAGCACAGAGCCATGGAGAGGGCgagaggctgctggggagccGGCCCCGCTCTGGCAGCGATAGGGACCCGCTCCGGGCAGCGACAGGAACTCGCTCCGGCACTGACAGGAACCCGCTCCGGGTAGCGACCGGAACCCGCTCCGGCACTGACAGGGACCCGCTCCGGGTAGCGACAGGAACTCGCTCCGGGCAGCGACAGGGACCCGCTCCGGGCAGCGACAGGAACCTGCTCCGGGCACCGACAGGGACCCGCTCCGGGCAGCGACAGGGACCCGCTCCGGGCAGCGATAGGGACCCGCTCCGGGCAGCGATAGGGACCCGCTCCGGGCAGCGACAGGAACCTGCTCCGGGCACCGACAGGGACCCGCTCCGGGCAGCGACAGGAACCTGCTCCGGGCACCGACAGGGACCCGCTCCGGGCAGCGACAGGAACCCGCTCCGGGCAGCGACAGGAACCTGCTCCGGGCACCGACAGGGACCCGCTCCGGGCAGCGATAGGGACCCGCTCCGGGCACCGACAGGGACCCGCTCCGGGCACCGACAGGGACCCGCTCCGGGCAGCGACAGGAACCCGCTCCGGCACTGACAGGAACCCGCTCCGGGTAGCGACAGGAACTCGCTCCGGGCAGCGACAGGGACCCGCTCCGGGCAGCGACAGGGACCCGCTCCGGCCGCGGCACCGGCGGAAGGGGCGCGGTGAGAgccccgggcccagccccggCGCTGGGAGGGAGGGCCGATCGTTCAGCCCCTGGGCTGCTCGGACACGGGAAGCAAAGTGTCACAGCAGCTGCGTGGCCgttgtgaaaaacgccaatcgtttttagaattttaaaagtttaatggtAAAAAAATGGTTGTAAAAATAGTAGTATAATTAGAGCAATAAAAATTTGGGCAATTGGGATTAGGACAATacgagacaataaaaacaaagagttacggacagtccgggtacctctttctgggcaaaataagcccgaaaaaggacacccattaacagaggattaacccgtaaaagcaatagcctgttgcatattcatacatctcatacataATGCATAACTTCCATTtaaacaaaggattctgtctggtcagtgtcaacttctcCCTCTTAATCCTAATCATGACGTCTTCAGAGCTGAGCGAGGCAGgaaaagttcatttcttctgataagggagcaattctttttctctgaaagagaaaaaattaaattatttttctctgaaagatttaacTGTCCTGTGGCTGCAATCTCGGTGCGACTACCTTATTCCTCTCTTtagaaaaagtatcttacatagcatagtttctattttaacatcatgttataacctaaaactatatttaacacactacttaagaaaattaatacagaacaactttctaacataacacatataatatgcattttaatatttgtgaaaagccaatcataaaatatgcatttttcacagccaTGCTGAGCTGGCATGAGACAGACTGAAGGCTCAGTGCCACCTGCCACCGAACCTGTCCGATGGGGTACTCAGGATGGTGGTGTAGCTGCCGTGTCACTGCATGTTGGGTACATGAGGTTTATATGGACAGGAGTGCGAGAACAGCCTCTCCCAGCCAACCCAggccctgcctccagcagctgcttgggGAAAAGCCAGGAGCATGGTCCCATGCTCACTTCATCTCTCCatcatgaaatattttcagcgCTGGAGATTTTCCGAGTCAGGCGTGGCTTATTTGTTTAGGGACCCCAAGAGTTCTCTTGTCCAAGTGTTTACCTGTCACCCTTTGATGTCACCTAAAATTCCTGCTGCCACACATCCTTTGGCCGAGGGGCTCACCCACCCTTGCTACCATTTGGGTGAATTGATCTTCTGTGAACCTGGCTGCTGCGGTTTCCCCCAATAGCTGTAGAGCCTGGCCCTctccccgcccggccccggtCCTGCTCCCGGTCCCGTCCcggtggggctggagcagggccgCGGGTCCTCCACTCCACAAGGGGGCGCCACACGCTTCGGGCCCGCTGCATGCCTGGGGCGGTGCTCGCCGCGCTTGGCCACGCCCCATGGGCGGGGCCTGTGCATCATAGCCGCGCCCACCGTGGACGGTGTCAGCTGGGACGCGCGGTCCGCAGTAGCCCCGCCCTCACCACGCCCCCCTGTCCACGAGACGCCGGCGCGGGCGCTGATTGGCcggcggcgcggagcgggcGCTGATTGGCCGGCGGAGCGCGGCGGAGCGCGGCCGGGCGCGGCGCGTCAGTTCCGCGCTGGGCCCGCGATGCTGTCGgcgggcggcggctccggccccggcggggcgggcggctcCGGGCCGGGGCTCGGCGGCGACGGCGATTTCCTGTCGCGGTACCGCCTGGTGTCGGCCAAGCTTCGGCGGCGGTTCCTGCGGAAGCCGAACGTGGCGGAGGCGGCGGAGCAGTTCGCGGCGCTGGCGCGGGAGCTGCGCGCCCAGGAGAGCCTGCCCTACGCCGCCTGGTGCCAGCTGGCCGTGGCGCGCTGCGCCCAGAGCCTCTTCCACGGCCCCGCAGAGGCGGCCGCGCTGGCCGAGGCCGCGCGGCTCTTCCTGCGCCAGGAGCGGGACCTGCGGCAGCGCCTGGGCTTGCGCGGCGGCTTCGGCGAGCACGTGGCGGCGGCGCAGAGCTGCGGGGCCTTCGCCGCCCGCCTGCACCTGGAGCGGGGGCAGCCCGCGCTGGCGGCCGGGCCGTGCCTGGAGCTGGCGGCGGCGCTCCGCGACACGGGACagcccgcccgcgccgccgcgcCCCTGCAGCGGGCGGCGGAGCTGCTGACGGCGGCGCGGCTGCCGCTGCAGGCCCTGCGCTGCCTGGCCGAGCGcgcctcctgcctgctgctggcccgCGACTACGCTGGGGCGCTGGCCGCGCTGACGCGGGCGCAGGCGCtggccggggccgggctgggcggtGCGGCCGGGACCGGGGCCGCGCCCGGCGGCGCCTTCCTGGACGTGCTGGCGCGCTGCGAGGTGTCgcgggtgctgctgctgctcctgctgcagccgcCGCCCGCCAAGCTGCTGCCCGAGCACGCCCGCACGCTGGAGCAGTACTGCTGGGAGGCCCCCGACGGCGGAgcgggcaccgggagcggctccGGGACGGGCGGGGGGCTGCCGCCGGCCGCCAGCTACCTGCCggcagagctgttcctgctgctgcagtcgGCAGTGCTGGCGTGCCAGGAGAAGGACGCGGAGGCGCTGAAGGCGCTGCAGGCCGAGCTGTGGCCGCTGCTGAGCGCCGAGCAGAACCATCTGCTGcacctggtgctgcaggagatgctgagcCCCGCCGGACAGGGGCTCTGagcgccgccgcccgcggggACAGGTCGGACTGGTCGCTTCAGCCGGTGCCAGCATAGACTCTGTTATTCcgttatttatttttaatacgAGTTGAAGTAATGGTTGGTGAGAGAATGCGTTCATCTACACGTTTGCCTTCTGTCATAGTAAACTGCTCACTGTATGTACTGAAAGTTGTCGTGCTTGGAAAAAGTGTAAGCCTAAAGCAGAAAGGCCATTTCAGGACAGAAGGAAGCTGTTCATTAAAAGACTGTCTGCAATTTGCATGTGTTGGAGGATTTGGGTATCTATGAATCAAATGTTGTTAGAGGtgctttttctaaaaaatcaATCAAACAAAGAAACCTCCGTATAAaataaggttttcatttttttccccttcctgaaAACAACTgacactgcagccagcacaagGCCCTGAGTTTTGTGGTGGATGAAAGGAGTTGGTCACTGACCTGCATGTGGTTCCTGGGGTGGTGGTGGCTTGACTCCAGTCACTATGGCAGTTGTTAACCCAGGGAACTGAGCCTGCACTGTGGCAAATCCACTTCGTCtgagggaatttgggaagggaaTTAATGGTGGAGTTGATGAAGATACACGAGTTCTTGGAATGTGGGCCATTGTTCAGTTCTTTTCGGCTGTTATCCGTCTGCTGTCGGGCTCTTCGATCTCTTGCTCTCTGCTTCTTGGGACCTTTAGGTGAAGGCAGCTGATCTTTAGAGAAAAGACCTTGTCTTTTGGGTCTTTGGGCTATCTTTGGTGCATTCAGCTGTTGGGTACAGGCTTTGCTAAATTCCATCAGTACAAATACACAGcctcaggcagggcaggcttTATCCTGGAGGCTGGAGgtgccccaggtgtgtgtgttgGGGGGATAAAGAGCAGTTCCAGGGTACCCAGCTACTGGTGAGTGAAACAAACACTCTCAGCCAGCACTTCCAAAGaccctgcagaggctgaggctTTTGGAAAGAAGGCAATCCCACTTGTACACCTGGAAGAGAAGCCAGAGGTTAGAGGTAATTCTGTTAAACAGTGGTATTATATCTGATTTTAATATTTGGGTCTAGAGACAGCAGTTTTTTCAAAGGCTTTtccagtgtttgtttttcaagtgtttttcaTCTTCCACACTTAAATAGCGAAGAACTTGCTATTTTCCTCTCAGAAACGCAAACAGAGACGCTGCTAATTTTAAGAAGCCTTAACTACCGCAACCCTCTTTTGACAAGATAAAATGGAAGTTGAGAAAGACTCGAACTGGATGCTATTTTATGGCTAAGCTAGCCGTGGATGCGCCAGGCCGAGAGGCAAAACTAAAAACCCACGCGGCGAAACTCTTTATGTCCGCGTCCTTTTTGAATTCCAGCCGGCGAAACTGTGGCTGTGTGCCCGCGGTGGTGCCGGGGGCGGATGGCCCCGGGGGCGGTCCGAAGGCGGCGGAAGgggcgcggcgcgggcgggcggtGCCGGTGACGCGGAGCGCGGGGCCTGGCGGGacggggcgggccggggcggtCGGTGCGGCGCGATCCGAGCGGCGGGGCCAGCACGCGGCGCGGCCATGGCGGACGGGGACGGTGCGCAGCGGTGGGGACCGGCGGGGGCGCGGGGAGGGCTCGGGGCCGGTGCGGCGCCGCTCGGGGGAGGCTCTGCGGGCGGCTTTGCCCCCCTGGGCCTTTGCCCCTttgtccctctgctctcccgGCCCTGCCGCCGCTCACTCCCGGCGTGTCGCTCCCGCAGGTTCCAGCGTGAAGAAGCGGCGGAAGAAGGAGAAGCGGGCGCTCGCCGATGATGATGTAGCGGTGAGCGCGGGGAGGAATGGGGGGATGGATCGGGCCGTGCTCGGGGTGCCGgggggctcccccagccccatccgtggggctcccccagccccatccgCGGGGACGCGTCCCGGGTACCGTGGGTAGGGCCGGGACGGGCTCTCCCCGCTCCGTCccggcgggagcgcggccgccCCGCGTGGAGCCAGCGGAGCCTCCCGGGCCACGTGGAGAGGGAGGCGGGAGCGCGGCCCGCCGGCTTCCCCCTCTCTGATGCCGCTTAACTTCGCCCCCCCAGGACATCCAGCACACCGAGGACTTTCTGATCAAGCCCGAGTCCCGCGTGGCCCAGCTGGACACGTCGCAGTGGCCCTTGCTGCTGAAGGTAGGGCGGCTTTGCTCGACCTCGTGGCCCGCCCGAGTTCCCGCTGCTTTTGTCCTGTGCCCCTGCAGGTGTAACCCCGCTGCGGGGAGCGGCGCACGTGGTGCTCCGCCGCCAGAAATCGCGTTACAATGTCTCTCTAGCGGTGTCGTTTAAGTTTAGTGAGTTTTCAGTGCCTTGGAAAGATCCCGTCATATTTCTTTAGTTCTTAATTTGGGTCTGATCATGGCCTGTGGTGTGTGTAGGCTTCCAGGTTGCTTCTGCTCAGTTTCTGGGGAATGTTCGGTTTGTCCTGCATTGTCAATGCATATATTGTGCTGCTTTCCCATCTCTTTCAGTCCAggatttctaatttttttctatttttgtaaaataataTCGTGGTTTCATTGTTGGGTCATTTTCATTTTGGATGTGGCTCTGTCACTTAAATGTACAAATCAGACCTGGTGTATGTGGGGAGATGTactgcagcacagcaacacTGAAATCAAGGGAGCTTAAAAAGACTTGTAACTTTGCTTGGATTTTGTAGAACTTTGACAAGTTAAATGTGAGGACAGCACACTACACACCTCTTCCTTCCGGTGCTAATCCCCTGAAGAGAGAAATTTCTGACTATGTTAGGTGAGTGCAATACTGGCCAgagtggtttatttttcttgcacagTTAATACCTTCAAAATATATTCGGTCTGGATTCCCTTTGTACCTTTCTTCTTCACTCAGTGCCTTGCCAGAATcagtaaatgtttaaaaatccAATCTCTCCCTGtaaagttttctttattctgGGGTTGTGGCAGGTCTGTGGATTAACATGCAGACCACCTAAGGAATTCTCTGGTGTCTTCAGAAAAGTCCCTTGGCCTGCTGGGCTTTGAAACTGCTTGGAGTTCTtagaatttgggggttttttataaGTGCAGGGGAGAATCCCTTGCCTGTAGATAATATCACCTGTTGTGCATGGAGCAGGTCAGTGTGAGCTTACTGAGAGCTCGTTGCTTATCTGGCtgtataaaaatgcatttctttgcAGCCAGGACAGTATCTCAAAGTTCCTGCACTGTTGCCATGTCTGCCCTGATGCTTAtctcccattccctgccatTTTGCACCCCAGGTCTGGCTTTATTAACCTGGACAAGCCCTCCAACCCATCCTCCCACGAGGTGGTGGCGTGGATCCGGCGCATCCTGCGAGTGGAGAAGACGGGGCACAGTGGCACCCTGGACCCCAAGGTGACAGGCTGCCTCATTGTGTGCATCGAGAGGGCCACACGGCTGGTCAAGTCTCAGCAGAGTGCAGGTTTGTTCCATGCTCAGGACCATTTGCAGTGACTGGGGATGTGTGAAGTGCTTTAGGAGACAAAATGGAGGGTTCTCAAACTTCAAAAGGCCAGTCTTGGTCTTCAGTGCCTTGACATTAAGGATTATTCCAAGCCACTGAGCACACATCCATGTTGTCTCAGGTATTTTTTTCATGATTCTCTGGTGCTTGGGCTGTTACAAGTCAGTGAAAACACCTCTGACATGGTTTGATGTACCAGTTGAACTTAGGGCTTAAGCCTCTACTAGTCCAGAGAAGAAATAAGTACAGCTTAGATTTACTTCCCTGGAAGAAAAACCAACTCTGTAATAAACCATGCCCATTTCCTAGATGAGGTGGTAGGATTTCAGGGTTCTGGGGACATGTGGCTGTTAAGCAGGGTGGACCTTGAGGTCAACATCAAATGCCAGTGGCCGTTCCTGACTGCTCTTGTCATTCTTTCAGGCAAAGAGTATGTGGGAATTGTTCGGCTGCACAATGCCATTGAAAGTGAGGCTCAGCTGGCCAGGGTAAGTCTCACGTGCTCTTAGCCATGCAgagtgctgggcactggtgggAGATGAGAGGCCAGGAATGGAGCTCAGGTGTGCTGTGTGTGAGGTGATGACACAGTTTATCCATTCTCTGAGTGCAGTGgagctgccctcctgcagcaccccagctCCTGTTCtaggctctgggtgctgtgcagcctccagacatcctgcagtgtcccagtgtcctgctgggggctgctgtgctgtgtggtggctgcctgcaggaggggagcagtgctggcagggttGGAGCCCCTCTTTGGGGGGCTCCAGCCTCACTGGGACGAGAGATGCTGTCTGATCACATGCTGCCATCTAATGGAAAAATCCTGGCTGTGTTCACTGGCATCTCGACCACATCACTGGCTTGGATTTGCTGTATTAAATATGGCATCAGCAAATAAGGATAAACCTTGTGGTTTCTCATTCTTGGAAGTGGACACAGTTGCTGAAGACTCCAAGATGCTCCTGCATTAGGGCACAAGTGTTAACTCTTGCTTCTCTTCCCTCAGGCCATAGAAACCCTGACAGGTGCCCTGTTCCAGCGGCCACCCCTCATTGCTGCTGTCAAACGACAGCTGAGAGTCAGAACCATCTACGAGAGCAAGCTGGTGGAGTATGATCCTGAGAGAAGATTAGGTAAAACAGGGCTTTCCTGCCTTCTTCCTATTAAACCAACTGATacaattttctgtgaaatgcgCTGCTTTTGGCAGGTGTCTTAAGATCTAAATTCTCCCATTGTCCAGCACTAACTGCTTCATGCATTGCTTTGGTGTGCTGGGAAGCAAATCCCACCTCTTTTTGTACTGCTGCACCCTTCACAGAAGAGCCAAATGATGTCAATTAGATGGCATTAGCTCTCAGGGCAAAGATGACCTTCATCTATCACCCCATGCTGATGGCTCTGGGAAGGGTTGGCATACAGCTTCTCTTGAAGGatgtggtttattttctgcttaaatGTCACAGGTGCACTAGGTCCCAGCTGGGTGATAACAGGGCTGCAACAGACCCCCCTTTTGAGCTCTGCAGAATCCCAGCTACCAGTGGAGGaacaaaaaggcagcagcacgGGCCCTGGGGTGGAACTGGGGTACTTTATTGGATGGCAAAACTCCCCAGTCCAGGGTGCCAGGACCCTGAACTGAGGGCAGACAGGAACACATGGCAGGGAATACAATGTGTAAACCAATGGAGGGTTTCAAGGGAGGAGAACAGCTTAAGTAAACCAATGGGGTTTTGAAGGATACAAAACTGAGGGGGAAGTTTATAAAGGGAATGGTAGGTTCAGGGAGGGATTGACATTTAATGGAAGGAGGAGTAAGGAGGGTTCTGGGGAAAAGAGTAGGGACAGGAGGGGTTGACAGCTGGGATGAGGGGGGAGTTGAAACTTGGCAGGGAGTGGCCAggtaacaaacagaaaaaccaacaCTTAACTGAATAACAACGAGGGAGCAAGTCTAATTTTAGAAACATAAGATACAAAATGGGGGTGGGGGGCTTGTGCCACTCTAAAGACAGGGGGAGGACAATACAGAGGGATTGCAAAACTACAAATTAAACAGTGAATATGCCAAATAAAGAAAACGCACTACAACATCTAAGTCTCTCTATCCTGTCCTGCCTTTCAGGTATCTTCTGGGTGAGCTGTGAAGCAGGCACATACATCAGAACCCTCTGTgtgcacctggggctgctgctgggcgtGGGGGGCCAGATGCAGGAGCTGCGCAGAGTCCGCTCGGGCATCCTGGGAGAGACGGTACAGTGGCACCTCAAATGTAGCCAGCCCCTTTGACATTGCCACAattgcagcagctcctggggactcagagctctgcagtgttAGGAGGAGGTTTGGGAATAGCCCCCAGACAGTGAGAGCTCTTGCTGTGGATGGTCTGTAACCAAAGTGTTGAGTTCAGTTCAGGATGTTGCTCCTGTTCTGGTAATTAAACTTTGGGACAGTGAGTGACTGGGAAGTGCACTGTGGTGGCTGAAGGTTTGTTTTATGTCACCTGTGTTTCTCAGCCTACAGACCCCGGTGTCCATGAGTTCAGGAGTGTGAACAGCTCAGGGAATGGGGTTCATTGGAATGAGCCTGGGAGGTGCAGTCCTGTGAGATCTTGGACACTTGTACAGTCTTTTCACTCTGGTCATAGACAGATTCTGCTGCTGGTCCAAACTCCAgagctaatttatttttttgcaaagcAGCAGTATCAGAGTGCAAGTGCTTGCCCACCCATCTGTGCTCTTAGCACAGCTATAATCACTGGGTCATTTATGAATTCCAGGTGTTGGGTGCTCACAGTTTACTCAGAATTTACTCCATGTCACAGATTAAAGAGCTGGTTAATTTAGACTTCTGCTCACTAACCTTTGTCTAGGAGCCCCAGGAATTTAAGTTAGGTCATATTTAAGAGTTTCATGCGGGCAGACCTTAGACCATAGATCCAAATGCTGCCTGAGATTAGGAAGGTCCAAGTCTGGCAGCTCAAGCCAGGCTGATCTCAAGCTGCTGATGGAAAGTATTCTTTCCTCTCTTAAATTGTGTTTTCATGCTTGTGATGGGTGTCTGGTTTCACTCCCTATTTGCTGTTGGACTTAGCTGTTCTCTTGTGCATGTTTCACTGGTGGCTGGTGGGAGTTTAGAAGGGTTTTGCCTTTGCAGGACAACATGGTGACCATGCACGACGTGCTGGATGCCCAGTGGCAGTATGACAACAACAAGGACGACAGCTACCTGAGAAGGGTCATCCTGCCCCTGGAGAAACTGCTGACTTCACACAAGAGGCTTGTCATGAAAGACAGTGCAGTGAGTTCCtgaggcagtgccaggggacagacagacactgcaAGGTGTCCCCCTGACTTGTGCAGCTGATAGAACACACAGCCATGTTGTGTCTTGTGTAGATCCTCATGGGGttcctgccagagcagcactAAGATGCAGGAGCCATGAATTAAATACAGGATCTCCTCTCCTCActtgaggaggaggatgctgaTGGTTTTGGGAGATCTGCCTCACCTGTTGTTTGCTGTGTTGCTTGGgtgctttcctttctccttccaaaGCTCCCAAGTTTTATCTAGTGGACAAAATCCCTAGTTACTTAGGGTGATATTGCTGGGATGGTAATGGCAGTGGGAAGCTAAAAATTAGAGACATTTTGTTCTTTGATTCTCATAATAGCTTCTAAGCCTTTCCCTCCCATTCCTTCCATTTTCAGGTTAATGCCATTTGCTATGGAGCCAAGATCATGCTGCCTGGTGTTCTGAGGTATGAGGATGGGATTGAGCTTAATCAGGAGATTGTTGTCATCACCACAAAAGGAGAAGCCATCTGCCTAGGTATGGAATGCCTCCTTCTCCTTGTGTCCAGCAAACTGCAGAAATAACAGACTGTGTGACAGTAAGGGCACCACAAATTAGTTCCTGTGTGCAGAAGGTTTAATTAGTGCTTCCTAATGGAAAATGTGGGCCCAAGGCAGCTGGCTTTGGGCAGGATGTTAAGAAGCAGTGGCTGCATCAGTCCTGGTGAGGGCCAGGTGTGAGGGGTTGAGCAGCTGTGTGATGCTCAGGTGTGCTGTGTGTGAGGTGATGACACAGTTTATCCATTCTCTGAGTGCAGTGgagctgccctcctgcagcaccccagctCCTGTTCtaggctctgggtgctgtgcagcctccagacatcctgcagtgtcccagtgtcctgctgggggctgctgtgctgtgtggtggctgcctgcaggaggggagcagtgctggcagggttGGAGCCCCTCTTTGGGGGGCTCCAGCCTCACTGGGACGAGGGATGCTGTCTGATCACATGCTGCCACCAGGCACATCACACACATCACACCTCCTGGTAGATCAGTGCACAGGgactccagcagctgccagcttgACTTGAAAGGGTGCCCAGTCATAACCAGGGtcttcagagaagctgtgtgaCAGCCAGTGAGTCCTTGGGGTGACACTGGTGGGGGTGTTGGTCATCTTTGTGCTAACAGAGGCAGAACAGGCTGCCACAGTTCTGCTCTTTGGGAGTTACTGACCACCATGCTTGCTTCTGTAGCCATTGCCCTGATGACCACAGCAGTCATTTCTACCTGTGACCACGGCGTGGTGGCAAAGATCAAGAGAGTGATCATGGAGAGAGACACCTACCCCCGGAAATGGGGGCTGGGCCCCAAGGTGAGTGTGGGCCTGGGCTCAGTCCCAGGGCACTTGGTGCCATTGGGGTGTGGGGCTCTGGGACCcttgggcacagctgtgcctgtgtcttCTGCAGGGCCTTGCTGTAATTCTGCTGTGGTCTCCTGGAGCTGTGATGGTGGCagttcccagtgccagggctgtggcagcccagTGCTGGTGGGAGTGAGGCTTTCCCCTCCAAAAGAGCCTGGGGGCCACTGCTGGTGTTCAGGCATGGGCTCCTCAGATCTGTACAGCACCAGCCCTCCTCTGGGGAAGAGCCAAATGATGTGAAGTGGATGGCATTAGCACTCAGTGCAAAGATGACCTTCATCCATCACCCATTGCTGATggctctggaggggctgggcaggatcTTCTTTCTGGTGCAACACTGCTTAAATGCACACTGTCTGTGAGACATTAAACTGTGCCTgaaggagaggagcagtgggaaCATCCAGTGCTGGCTTCCTCTCCCACCTCAGGCATGTGGTAGGAGCTCaactgcagccaggctggcctgATGCAGGTTGGACTCAGAGCTCTGTGTCAAGTTGCTCATCC encodes the following:
- the DKC1 gene encoding H/ACA ribonucleoprotein complex subunit DKC1 isoform X1, yielding MAKLAVDAPGREAKLKTHAAKLFMSASFLNSSRRNCGCVPAVVPGADGPGGGPKAAEGARRGRAVPVTRSAGPGGTGRAGAVGAARSERRGQHAARPWRTGTVRSGSSVKKRRKKEKRALADDDVADIQHTEDFLIKPESRVAQLDTSQWPLLLKNFDKLNVRTAHYTPLPSGANPLKREISDYVRSGFINLDKPSNPSSHEVVAWIRRILRVEKTGHSGTLDPKVTGCLIVCIERATRLVKSQQSAGKEYVGIVRLHNAIESEAQLARAIETLTGALFQRPPLIAAVKRQLRVRTIYESKLVEYDPERRLGIFWVSCEAGTYIRTLCVHLGLLLGVGGQMQELRRVRSGILGETDNMVTMHDVLDAQWQYDNNKDDSYLRRVILPLEKLLTSHKRLVMKDSAVNAICYGAKIMLPGVLRYEDGIELNQEIVVITTKGEAICLAIALMTTAVISTCDHGVVAKIKRVIMERDTYPRKWGLGPKASQKKMMIQKGLLDKHGKPNESTPESWKMEYVDYRDTSRKEAAADHQAVSEVDRAAKRKRDSESENEEAVTPPSPATPPPEELSKKEKKKRKKEKKAQEAAESGGEQIERTSESSSKKKKKKKHKEVEESSD
- the DKC1 gene encoding H/ACA ribonucleoprotein complex subunit DKC1 isoform X2, yielding MADGDGSSVKKRRKKEKRALADDDVADIQHTEDFLIKPESRVAQLDTSQWPLLLKNFDKLNVRTAHYTPLPSGANPLKREISDYVRSGFINLDKPSNPSSHEVVAWIRRILRVEKTGHSGTLDPKVTGCLIVCIERATRLVKSQQSAGKEYVGIVRLHNAIESEAQLARAIETLTGALFQRPPLIAAVKRQLRVRTIYESKLVEYDPERRLGIFWVSCEAGTYIRTLCVHLGLLLGVGGQMQELRRVRSGILGETDNMVTMHDVLDAQWQYDNNKDDSYLRRVILPLEKLLTSHKRLVMKDSAVNAICYGAKIMLPGVLRYEDGIELNQEIVVITTKGEAICLAIALMTTAVISTCDHGVVAKIKRVIMERDTYPRKWGLGPKASQKKMMIQKGLLDKHGKPNESTPESWKMEYVDYRDTSRKEAAADHQAVSEVDRAAKRKRDSESENEEAVTPPSPATPPPEELSKKEKKKRKKEKKAQEAAESGGEQIERTSESSSKKKKKKKHKEVEESSD
- the LOC118698582 gene encoding 40-kDa huntingtin-associated protein-like, whose amino-acid sequence is MLSAGGGSGPGGAGGSGPGLGGDGDFLSRYRLVSAKLRRRFLRKPNVAEAAEQFAALARELRAQESLPYAAWCQLAVARCAQSLFHGPAEAAALAEAARLFLRQERDLRQRLGLRGGFGEHVAAAQSCGAFAARLHLERGQPALAAGPCLELAAALRDTGQPARAAAPLQRAAELLTAARLPLQALRCLAERASCLLLARDYAGALAALTRAQALAGAGLGGAAGTGAAPGGAFLDVLARCEVSRVLLLLLLQPPPAKLLPEHARTLEQYCWEAPDGGAGTGSGSGTGGGLPPAASYLPAELFLLLQSAVLACQEKDAEALKALQAELWPLLSAEQNHLLHLVLQEMLSPAGQGL